One region of Oryza sativa Japonica Group chromosome 5, ASM3414082v1 genomic DNA includes:
- the LOC4338876 gene encoding protein PSK SIMULATOR 1 gives MGGLCSKVSAVDKSPSDTTLVRDQIVDPEPALTKRAKSPVVEEATAKRVEDQQQSFAFLESVVPGLAVYNGADAGQAGSRTPQLARTLSQKAGLGKTKAGAAKVSEVSSLLGRAGTVGLGKAVEVLDTLGSSMSSLNTSSGFISAAKGDKISILAFEVANTIVKGSNLMRALSKTNIKHLKEVVLYSEGVQHLISKDMDELHKIAATDKREELEIFSKEVVRFGNRCKNPQWHSLDRYFEKLASERTPQHRLKEDAESVMQQLIICVQYTAELYHELHTLDRFEQDCRRKQQELDGLGSRGDSLHMLKQDVKSQTKHVKSLKKRSLWSKNLEEVMEKLVDIVHFLHLEINNAFGLADSEAPQEPAKHHNRLGPAGLALHYANIINQIDTLVSRSSLIPPTTRDTLYQGLPLTIKSALRSKLQSFELKEELTASQIKAEMEKTLRWLVPIANNTTKAHHGFGWVGEWANTGSELNCKLSGQMDLTRIETLYHAEKEKVDGHILELVVWLHHLISKSKNANGGVRSPIKSPVRSPTQKGITLMPDKSNSSSPILTQEDKDMLKNVKFRKFVPGISKSQEFDTKSRHSKQIRLIKSNSQSPTSGSRKDMLSLRRSSMLPVIDFQMDRTKALDLIDRLDGLKKQ, from the exons ATGGGTGGCCTCTGCTCAAAGGTTTCAGCGGTAGACAAGTCCCCGAGCGACACCACGCTTGTTCGGGACCAGATAGTTGATCCTGAGCCTGCCTTGACAAAGCGGGCTAAGTCGCCTGTGGTTGAAGAGGCAACGGCGAAGCGGGTGGAAGACCAGCAGCAGTCTTTTGCATTCTTGGAGAGCGTTGTTCCCGGGCTTGCTGTTTACAATGGTGCAGATGCCGGTCAGGCCGGGTCTAGGACACCACAACTGGCCCGGACTCTGTCGCAGAAGGCTGGTTTGGGCAAGACTAAGGCCGGTGCTGCAAAG GTTTCAGAAGTGAGCTCCCTTTTAGGCAGGGCTGGCACTGTTGGTCTTGGAAAAGCAGTGGAGGTTCTAGATACGCTTGGTAGTAGCATGTCAAGTTTAAATACTAGCAGTGGTTTTATATCGGCAGCAAAGGGAGATAAAATATCTATTTTGGCTTTCGAGGTGGCAAATACTATTGTTAAAGGTTCCAATCTAATGCGTGCACTCTCAAAGACCAACATAAAGCACCTCAAAGAAGTGGTGCTTTATTCAGAAGGTGTTCAACACCTTATATCCAAAGATATGGATGAATTACACAAGATTGCAGCAACTGACAAAAG GGAAGAGTTAGAAATCTTTTCAAAAGAAGTTGTTCGATTTGGAAATCGTTGCAAGAATCCTCAATGGCACAGCTTGGACCGCTACTTTGAAAA ATTGGCATCGGAACGAACTCCTCAGCATCGCCTGAAAGAAGATGCAGAATCAGTGATGCAGCAATTGATTATTTGTGTGCAATATACAGCT GAATTATATCATGAATTGCATACTTTGGATAGATTTGAACAAGACTGTCGTCGTAAACAGCAAGAACTGGATGGTTTGGGTTCAAGAG GTGATAGTCTGCATATGCTAAAGCAGGATGTCAAGAGTCAAACTAAGCATGTTAAAAGTCTGAAGAAGAGGTCACTTTGGTCCAAGAATTTGGAAGAG GTGATGGAAAAGCTCGTAGACATTGTTCATTTCTTACATTTGGAGATCAATAATGCCTTTGGCCTCGCTG ACAGTGAAGCGCCACAAGAACCAGCTAAACACCACAATAGATTGGGACCAGCAGGCCTTGCATTGCATTATGCAAATATCATCAATCAGATTGATACTCTT GTTTCTCGATCAAGTTTGATCCCTCCCACTACAAGGGATACACTATACCAAGGTTTGCCACTGACTATCAAATCAGCTCTCCGTTCGAAGCTACAATCCTTTGAACTCAAAGAAGAG CTTACAGCTTCTCAAATCAAAGCTGAAATGGAGAAGACTTTGCGATGGCTTGTCCCTATTGCAAATAATACAACGAA AGCACACCATGGCTTCGGTTGGGTTGGAGAGTGGGCAAATACAGG ATCTGAGCTGAACTGCAAGCTATCAGGGCAGATGGACTTAACCCGAATCGAAACACTATATCATGCTGAGAAGGAAAAGGTTGATGGCCATATCCTTGAGCTTGTCGTGTGGCTCCATCATCTCATCAGTAAATCCAAAAATGCCAATGGAGGTGTAAGGTCTCCCATCAAGTCTCCCGTCCGTTCACCAACACAAAAGGGTATCACCTTGATGCCAGACAAGTCGAACAGTTCATCGCCAATCCTCACACAAGAGGATAAGGATATGCTGAAGAATGTTAAGTTCCGGAAATTCGTCCCTGGAATAAGCAAGAGTCAAGAGTTTGACACAAAGTCAAGACATAGCAAACAGATTAGACTGATAAAGAGCAACAGTCAATCTCCAACCAGTGGCAGTAGGAAAGACATGCTTTCACTCAGGAGATCATCCATGCTTCCTGTCATCGACTTCCAGATGGATAGGACCAAAGCTTTGGACTTAATCGACCGGCTTGATGGTCTGAAAAAACAATGA
- the LOC9266213 gene encoding transcription factor MYB8 → MGRSPCCEKAHTNKGAWTKEEDQRLIAYIRAHGEGCWRSLPKAAGLLRCGKSCRLRWMNYLRPDLKRGNFTDDEDELIIRLHSLLGNKWSLIAGQLPGRTDNEIKNYWNTHIKRKLLARGIDPQTHRPLLSGGDGIAASNKAAPPPPHPISVPAKAAAAAIFAVAKPPPPPRPVDSSDDGCRSSSGTTSTGEPRCPDLNLELSVGPTPSSPPAETPTSARPVCLCYHLGFRGGEACSCQADSKGPHEFRYFRPLEQGQYI, encoded by the exons ATGGGGAGGTCGCCGTGCTGCGAGAAGGCGCACACGAACAAGGGGGCGTGGACGAAGGAGGAGGACCAGCGGCTCATCGCGTACATCAGGGCGCATGGCGAAGGCTGCTGGCGCTCGCTGCCCAAGGCGGCGGGCCTCCTTCGCTGCGGCAAGAGCTGCCGCCTCCGGTGGATGAACTACCTCCGCCCCGACCTCAAGCGCGGCAACTtcaccgacgacgaggacgagctCATCATCCGCCTCCACAGCCTCCTCGGCAACAA GTGGTCTCTGATCGCCGGGCAGCTGCCGGGGAGGACGGACAACGAGATCAAGAACTACTGGAACACGCACATCAAGCGCAAGCTCCTCGCCCGCGGCATCGACCCGCAGACGCACCGCCCGCTGCTCAGCGGCGGTGACGGCATCGCGGCGAGCAACAAGgcggcaccaccgccgccgcatcccatATCCGtcccggcgaaggcggcggccgcggcgatctTCGCCGtggcgaagccgccgccgccgccgcgcccggtcGACTCCTCGGACGACGGctgccgcagcagcagcggcacaACGAGCACGGGGGAGCCGCGGTGCCCCGACCTCAACCTCGAGCTCTCGGTCGGgccgacgccgagctcgccgccggcggagacGCCCACCAGCGCGCGGCCGGTCTGCCTCTGCTACCACCTCGGCTTCCGCGGCGGGGAGGCGTGCAGCTGTCAGGCTGACAGCAAGGGCCCACACGAGTTTAGATATTTCAGGCCGTTGGAACAAGGCCAGTACATATGA
- the wsl8 gene encoding white stripe leaf8 — protein MHRLSFLQATIIDAPLLLSSASMATVPALRLGSPAALLAARRPPRWLRCGGGGVGGGGGGVGVARRGMACSVEALARRGGGGESESENEEEEEKRRGRAGERRLRGGGSAAAAAAAAGSGELLSIPGVGPRNQRKLVDNGFEGVAQLKQLYRDKFFGKYSEKMVEFLQSSVGIIHKNHAESITSFIKESVDEELKDADSSKASQKKRLTFCVEGNISVGKSTFLQRIANETIELRDLVEIVPEPVAKWQDIGPDHFNILDAFYAEPHRYAYTFQNYVFVTRVMQERESSGGIKPLRLMERSVFSDRMVFVRAVHEANWMNEMEISIYDSWFDPVVSSLPGLIPDGFIYLRASPDTCHKRMMLRKRAEEGGVTLDYLQGLHEKHESWLLPSKGGGTGVLSVSQLPTHLEGSLPPAIRDRVFYLEGDHMHSSIQKVPALVLDCEPDIDFNKDIEAKRQYAQQVAEFFQFVKKKKEAPSEQTSTDKNRINPQIMLPHKGGLWVPDGRNPFSGSAMNLNFRRAMSSYLST, from the exons ATGCACAGGCTCTCCTTCCTCCAGGCCACCATCATTGACGCGCCGctgctcctctcctccgcctccatggCCACCGTGCCGGCGCTGCGGCTCGGCTCCCccgccgcgctcctcgccgcgcgccgcccgccgcggtggctgcggtgcggcggcggcggtgtcgggggagggggagggggagtgggAGTGGCGCGGAGGGGGATGGCGTGCTCCGTGGAGGCCTTGGCGAGGCGCGGTGGGGGCGGCGAGTCGGAGTCGGagaatgaggaggaggaggagaagcggaGGGGCagggcgggggagaggaggctcagaggcggcgggagcgccgcggcggcggcggcggcggcggggagcggggAGCTCCTCTCCATCCCCGGCGTGGGGCCTCGCAACCAGAGGAAGCTCGTGGACAACGGATTCGAGGGCGTCGCGCAGCTTAAGCAGCTCTATCGGGATAAG TTCTTTGGAAAATATAGCGAGAAGATGGTTGAGTTTTTACAGAGCTCGGTTGGCATCATTCATAAGAACCATGCTGAGAGTATAACTTCTTTCATTAAGGAGAGTGTTGATGAGGAGCTGAAGGATGCAGACTCATCTAAGGCTTCTCAGAAGAAGAGGCTCACCTTTTGCGTGGAAGGGAATATTAGTGTTGGGAAGTCTACCTTTCTCCAAAGAATAGCTAATGAGACCATCGAACTGCGTGATCTTGTAGAAATAGTGCCTGAACCTGTTGCTAAGTGGCAGGATATTGGCCCTGACCACTTCAATATATTGGATGCTTTCTATGCTGAGCCACATAGGTATGCCTATACCTTTCAAAATTATGTGTTTGTGACAAGGGTCATGCAAGAAAGGGAATCTTCAGGTGGAATAAAACCTCTCAGACTGATGGAAAGAAGTGTTTTCAGTGATAGGATG GTATTTGTTCGTGCTGTTCATGAAGCTAACTGGATGAATGAGATGGAGATCAGCATTTACGACTCATGGTTTGATCCTGTTGTGTCATCGCTTCCAGGTCTTATCCCTGATGGATTTATCTATCTAAGAGCTAGCCCAGATACTTGCCACAAAAGAATGATGCTCCGGAAAAGAGCAGAGGAAGGTGGTGTTACTCTTGACTACTTGCAAGGTTTGCATGAGAAACACGAGAGCTGGTTGCTTCCTTCAAAAGGAGGAGGTACTGGTGTGTTATCTGTCAGTCAGCTGCCCACACATTTGGAAGGTTCCTTGCCTCCAGCAATTCGAGATCGTGTCTTTTACTTGGAAGGAGATCACATGCACTCAAGCATCCAGAAG GTCCCTGCTCTGGTCTTGGATTGTGAACCTGACATTGATTTCAACAAAGATATAGAAGCTAAACGGCA ATATGCTCAGCAAGTTGCAGAATTCTTTCAATTTgtgaagaaaaagaaggaagctCCATCTGAACAAACAAGCACTGACAAGAACCGTATCAATCCACAGATCATGCTTCCTCACAAAGGCGGATTGTGGGTTCCTGATGGAAGAAACCCTTTCTCAGGATCTGCTATGAATCTGAACTTCAGAAGAGCCATGTCTTCCTATCTCTCGACATAG
- the LOC4338877 gene encoding DAR GTPase 3, chloroplastic, whose amino-acid sequence MAAASLAPPTASFSPAPAPGRVKAAAPLLSRRPPGRFLLRVASESSSISGDTLLGLYEKERLSHSLYANEDYDKEMFWDNLDADLRYWTRSLRPVQWYPGHIAKTEKELKEQLKLMDVVIEVRDARIPLATSHPKMDAWLGNRKRIIVMNREDMVSNEDRNAWASYFANQGTKVVYSNGQLGMGTMKLGRMAKSLASTVNTKRREKGLLPRAVRAGIVGYPNVGKSSLINRLLKRRMCPAAPRPGVTRELKWVRFGSDLELLDSPGILPMRISDQTAAIKLAICDDIGERSYDFADVAAILVQLLVRHPAVGPEAFRRRYRLDMDSDCGKMFVTKLSVHLFNGDASQAAFRILSDYRKGKFGCVALERPPT is encoded by the exons ATGGCAGCCGCTTCCTTGGCTCCGCCCACCGCCTccttctcgccggcgccggcgccggggagggTTAAGGCGGCGGCGCCTTTGCTCTCCAGGAGGCCTCCCGGGCGGTTCCTTCTCAGGGTGGCTAGCGAATCCTCCTCG ATTTCTGGTGACACGCTGCTGGGATTGTATGAGAAAGAGAGGTTAAGCCACTCGCTATATGCTAACGAAGATTACGACAAAGAGATGTTCTGGGACAACTTGGATGCGGATTTGCGCTACTGGACCAGATCCCTGCGCCCAGTGCAG TGGTATCCTGGTCATATTGCGAAAACGGAGAAGGAACTGAAAGAACAGCTAAAGCTTATGGATGTTGTCATAGAGGTCCGCGACGCAAGGATTCCCTTGGCAACCAGCCATCCTAAG ATGGATGCCTGGCTAGGCAATCGGAAAAGGATCATAGTCATGAATCGCGAAGACATGGTGTCAAATGAGGACAGAAATGCATGGGCCTCTTACTTTGCTAATCAGGGTACCAAAGTTGTTTACTCAAACGGGCAGCTGGGCATG GGTACAATGAAATTAGGTAGGATGGCAAAATCACTAGCATCTACTGTGAACACAAAGCGCAGAGAGAAGGGGTTACTTCCTCGTGCG GTTCGAGCTGGAATAGTTGGATATCCAAATGTTGGCAAATCTTCCTTAATTAATCGCTTGCTAAAACGAAGAATGTGTCCAGCAGCGCCTAGACCAGGTGTTACAAGAGAGCTGAA GTGGGTTCGTTTTGGAAGTGATTTAGAGCTATTAGATTCACCTGGCATTTTGCCAATGCGAATAAGTGACCAGACAGCTGCAATCAAACTTGCTATATGTGATGATATAGGAGAAAGGTCGTATGACTTTGCTGATGTGGCAGCGATTCTCGTACAGTTATTAGTGAGACATCCAGCTGTAG GCCCTGAAGCGTTTCGAAGACGCTATAGGCTTGACATGGACAGCGATTGTGGTAAAAT GTTTGTGACAAAGCTCTCTGTTCACTTGTTCAATGGAGATGCCAGCCAAGCAGCCTTCCGCATCTTGTCTGACTACCGGAAAGGCAAATTTGGCTGCGTGGCCCTGGAGAGACCCCCAACATGA